A genomic stretch from Juglans microcarpa x Juglans regia isolate MS1-56 chromosome 3S, Jm3101_v1.0, whole genome shotgun sequence includes:
- the LOC121257746 gene encoding protein DETOXIFICATION 46, chloroplastic-like isoform X3 → MQSRILITRPPCTHLFQNHTHQRPLSLFPRFKISLFPSNLLITSAPKARRNCIKTACISPARELFENDSEISDESDSGTVSVSEQVLEVEGDGAGSGDRQTIWHQMKEIVKFTGPATGLWICGPLMSLIDTAVIGQGSSIELAALGPATVMCDSLSYVFMFLSIATSNMVATSLAKKDKNEVQHHISNLLFVGLTCGCLMLLFTKFFGSWALTAFTGPKSAHVIPAANTYVQIRGLAWPAVLIGWVTQSASLGMKDSWGPLKALAVASAVNAVGDMVLCSFLGYGIAGAAWATAASQVIAGYMMIESLNKKGYDAFAISVPSLEELRTVFGLAAPVFVTMISKVAFFSLITYFATSMGTYTMAAHQMHKVLIPFFLALAVTPPTLSLEGTLLAGRDLKFISLSMSGCLCVGALLLLLISSRGYGLSGCWFGLVGFQWARFFLSLQRLLSTNGVLHSDDLSQVKLENLRAA, encoded by the exons ATGCAATCCAGAATCCTAATAACTCGCCCTCCCTGCACCCATCTCTTCCAAAACCATACACACCAAagaccactctctctctttcctcgcTTTAAAATCTCCCTTTTTCCTTCAAATCTGTTGATCACGTCGGCGCCGAAAGCTCGTCGCAATTGTATAAAAACCGCTTGCATTAGCCCAGCTCGAGAGCTCTTCGAAAATGACTCCGAGATCTCCGACGAAAGCGATAGTGGTACCGTTTCGGTCTCCGAACAAGTATTGGAGGTCGAGGGAGACGGAGCGGGTAGTGGAGACAGACAGACTATATGGCATCAAATGAAGGAGATTGTGAAGTTCACGGGGCCAGCCACTGGTCTCTGGATTTGCGGGCCGTTGATGAGCCTGATTGACACCGCGGTCATCGGTCAGGGTAGCTCAATTGAGCTCGCTGCTTTGG GTCCGGCAACAGTTATGTGTGATAGTTTGAGTTATGTGTTCATGTTCCTTTCGATTGCTACTTCGAATATGGTTGCCACTTCCCTTGCCAAAAAG GACAAAAATGAAGTGCAGCATCACATATCTAACTTGCTGTTTGTTGGGTTAACTTGTGGCTGCTTAATGCTTTTGTTTACGAAGTTTTTTGGTTCGTGGGCACTAACAG CTTTTACTGGGCCAAAGAGTGCACACGTCATACCTGCAGCAAACACATATGTTCAG ATTCGAGGCTTAGCATGGCCTGCAGTTCTCATTGGATGGGTTACTCAGAGTGCAAG TCTTGGTATGAAAGATTCCTGGGGACCATTGAAGGCTTTGGCGGTTGCCAGTGCTGTAAATGCCGTTGGTGATATGGTCCTGTGCAGCTTCTTAGGCTATGGTATTGCTGGTGCAGCATGGGCAACAGCAGCCTCTCAG GTTATTGCAGGTTATATGATGATTGAATCTCTGAACAAGAAAGGATACGATGCATTTGCCATATCTGTTCCATCACTTGAAGAACTTCGGACAGTGTTTGGGCTTGCTGCTCCAGTTTTTGTGACAATGATATCAAAG GTTGCTTTCTTTTCCCTCATTACATATTTTGCTACATCTATGGGCACATACACAATGGCTGCTCACCAG ATGCACAAAGTTCTGATTCCATTCTTTCTTGCATTAGCTGTCACACCTCCAACTCTCAGCCTCGAGGGAACATTGCTG GCTGGACGGGATCTCAAATTCATTAGCTTATCGATGAGCGGATGCTTATGTGTGGGGGCACTACTACTGCTG CTTATAAGCAGTAGAGGATATGGTCTGTCTGGCTGTTGGTTCGGACTTGTAGGGTTTCAATGG gctcgatttttcctctctcttcagCGCCTTCTCTCTACAAACGGCGTACTTCACTCAGACGATTTAAGTCAGGTTAAATTGGAAAATCTGAGGGCAGCCTAG
- the LOC121258816 gene encoding G-type lectin S-receptor-like serine/threonine-protein kinase At2g19130, which produces MWESRLLSHFFFVLLLLLRAFFSIAVDTLSKGQSLSAMNTDSISSNGSVFELGFFKRGTPPKFYLGIWFKRLVGERIVWIANKEKHLSDPSSSRLEFSEDGNLVLLEGSYNMPFWSTNLQNLPSNSTEAVLRNDGNFVLRERSSVSAIFWESFNHPTNTWPPGAELGMDKAGKVPKQLISWINSEDPSPGVFSLRLDPNDSNQFILECNRSQVYWRSGVWKGESFNSFPEMRWLNHIFNFSFVSNEKETYSTYSLYNTSRMSQFLISSNGQIQQYMWLSSAEPWFLFWAQPKSLSDVYALCGPFGIYHDTTSRPCDCPKGFEPFSDTQTRLNDWSGGCLRRYPLQCENRNAKKDWFQKIPNTTLPTNWKAYSAVSARRCELTCMNSCSCIAYAHNSTGCMIWEGAL; this is translated from the coding sequence ATGTGGGAATCGAGACTGCTAAGCCATTTCTTCTTTGTTCTGCTTCTACTCCTCAGAGCATTCTTCTCCATTGCAGTTGATACCCTTTCGAAAGGTCAGTCCCTTTCAGCAATGAATACCGACAGCATATCATCTAATGGTAGCGTATTTGAACTGGGATTCTTCAAACGAGGTACTCCTCCAAAATTCTACCTGGGGATATGGTTCAAACGCTTAGTGGGCGAGAGGATTGTTTGGAtagcaaataaagaaaaacatttgtctGACCCATCTTCTTCAAGACTCGAATTCTCAGAAGATGGCAATTTAGTCCTTCTTGAAGGTTCCTACAATATGCCATTTTGGTCCACAAATTTGCAGAATCTTCCTTCAAATTCAACTGAAGCAGTATTACGTAATGATGGAAATTTCGTTTTAAGAGAGAGATCGAGCGTTTCTGCTATATTTTGGGAGAGTTTCAACCATCCAACTAATACATGGCCGCCGGGTGCAGAGCTGGGGATGGATAAGGCTGGAAAAGTACCGAAACAGCTTATTTCATGGATAAATTCAGAAGATCCATCACCAGGTGTGTTCTCGTTGAGGCTAGACCCAAATGATAGTAACCAATTTATCTTGGAGTGCAACAGGTCCCAAGTTTATTGGAGAAGTGGAGTTTGGAAGGGAGAATCTTTCAACTCCTTCCCTGAGATGAGGTGGTTGAATCATATATTTAACTTCAGTTTCGtgtcaaatgaaaaagaaaccTATTCTACGTACTCTCTTTATAATACTTCTCGCATGTCCCAGTTTTTGATTAGTTCTAATGGACAGATCCAGCAATACATGTGGCTGTCCTCTGCTGAGCCGTGGTTTCTATTTTGGGCTCAACCAAAATCACTATCTGATGTCTATGCTTTGTGTGGTCCATTTGGCATATATCATGATACTACATCTCGTCCTTGTGATTGTCCAAAAGGCTTTGAACCATTTTCAGATACTCAGACCAGACTAAACGACTGGTCCGGTGGTTGTTTGAGGAGATACCCTTTGCAATGTGAAAATCGTAATGCCAAAAAAGATTGGTTTCAGAAAATACCCAACACCACATTGCCAACTAACTGGAAAGCATATTCGGCAGTCAGTGCTCGGAGATGTGAATTAACTTGCATGAATAGTTGTTCTTGCATAGCTTATGCTCATAATAGCACCGGGTGTATGATATGGGAAGGAGCTCTTTGA
- the LOC121258071 gene encoding uncharacterized protein LOC121258071 — translation MGEEIEEEAVQLARPRGRHIKKRALKNKALAVSFNEKHLKDYVSGFHKRKKKRRKEAQKQQEKADRRKRIEQRKKRKFEKEQLSMVEFHQSLVPHPMQVTTFKKRKKMISRLHLFLGQQHMTMAT, via the coding sequence ATGGGAGAAGAAATTGAAGAGGAAGCAGTCCAGCTTGCGCGCCCACGAGGGAGGCACATAAAGAAGAGGGCTCTCAAGAACAAAGCTCTTGCTGTCAGTTTCAATGAGAAACATCTCAAGGACTATGTGAGTGGGTTTcataagaggaagaagaaaaggagaaaggaaGCGCAGAAGCAGCAAGAGAAGGCGGATAGGCGAAAGCGCATTGAACAGcgcaaaaagagaaaatttgagaaagaacaACTCTCCATGGTGGAGTTCCACCAGTCACTGGTTCCACACCCAATGCAAGTGACGACTttcaagaagaggaagaagatgatcagCCGATTGCATCTATTTCTGGGACAACAACATATGACAATGGCAACATGA
- the LOC121257747 gene encoding uncharacterized protein LOC121257747, whose amino-acid sequence MAASSQLLHHLFRPPQLQPPPPPSSSFSLFLRFKPLFRSTASTTTTLSKSSLPQILLYTTTHFTTFHPIPPFSQSFATLTPSPLPAHSASSALQEGQEIEEEDDDEEDFDDGIEECDGEVESGSEDQELGGTDGETSQAMIVNSSSLSPLKLPGLSVKEKKELASYAHSLGKKLKSQLVGKSGVTASVATSFVETLEANELLKIKIHRTCPGELDDVVKQLEEATGSVVVGQIGRTVIIYRPSLSKLKAEEKKKQARKVFVRREPKLKPTLQSKGQVSRLSGRGRRGSSRF is encoded by the exons ATGGCAGCGTCATCTCAACTGCTCCACCACCTCTTCCGCCCACCTCAATTGCAGCCACCGcctcctccctcctcctccttttctctctttctcagaTTCAAACCCCTCTTCCGCTCAACAGCCTCCACTACAACCACACTATCCAAATCCTCCCTCCCCCAAATTCTACTCTACACTacaactcatttcactactTTTCATCCAATTCCTCCATTCTCTCAATCTTTTGCCACTCTCACTCCCTCTCCTCTTCCTGCTCATAGTGCATCTTCGGCTTTACAAGAAGGacaagaaatagaagaagaagatgatgatgaagaggatTTTGACGACGGGATTGAAGAATGTGACGGTGAGGTTGAGAGTGGAAGTGAAGACCAGGAATTGGGAGGGACTGATGGAGAGACTTCCCAAGCGATGATTGTGAATTCTTCGTCTTTGTCGCCTTTGAAATTGCCGGGTCTCAGTGTAAAGGAGAAGAAGGAGCTAGCCTCGTACGCACACAGCTTGGGGAAGAAGCTCAAGTCTCAGTTGGTGGGCAAGTCTGGTGTTACTGCTAGCGTTGCTACCTCGTTCGTCGAGACCCTTGAAGCTAACGAACTTCTAAAG ATTAAAATACACAGGACCTGTCCGGGGGAGCTAGATGATGTGGTTAAGCAATTAGAGGAAGCAACTGGTTCGGTGGTGGTTGGCCAAATTGGTCGAACGGTGATTATTTACCGACCTAGCCTTTCCAAGTTGAAGgcagaggagaaaaagaagcaGGCTCGGAAAGTTTTTGTGAGAAGAGAGCCAAAACTGAAACCCACATTGCAg AGTAAAGGACAGGTATCAAGACTATCTGGGCGTGGTCGCCGGGGAAGCAGCAGGTTCTAG
- the LOC121257746 gene encoding protein DETOXIFICATION 46, chloroplastic-like isoform X1 encodes MQSRILITRPPCTHLFQNHTHQRPLSLFPRFKISLFPSNLLITSAPKARRNCIKTACISPARELFENDSEISDESDSGTVSVSEQVLEVEGDGAGSGDRQTIWHQMKEIVKFTGPATGLWICGPLMSLIDTAVIGQGSSIELAALGPATVMCDSLSYVFMFLSIATSNMVATSLAKKDKNEVQHHISNLLFVGLTCGCLMLLFTKFFGSWALTAFTGPKSAHVIPAANTYVQIRGLAWPAVLIGWVTQSASLGMKDSWGPLKALAVASAVNAVGDMVLCSFLGYGIAGAAWATAASQVIAGYMMIESLNKKGYDAFAISVPSLEELRTVFGLAAPVFVTMISKVAFFSLITYFATSMGTYTMAAHQVMVQTFFMCTVWGEPLSQTAQSFMPELIYGVHRNLEKAQMLLKSLVIIGAILGLLLGIVSTSVLLWFPKIFTHDQSVIQEMHKVLIPFFLALAVTPPTLSLEGTLLAGRDLKFISLSMSGCLCVGALLLLLISSRGYGLSGCWFGLVGFQWARFFLSLQRLLSTNGVLHSDDLSQVKLENLRAA; translated from the exons ATGCAATCCAGAATCCTAATAACTCGCCCTCCCTGCACCCATCTCTTCCAAAACCATACACACCAAagaccactctctctctttcctcgcTTTAAAATCTCCCTTTTTCCTTCAAATCTGTTGATCACGTCGGCGCCGAAAGCTCGTCGCAATTGTATAAAAACCGCTTGCATTAGCCCAGCTCGAGAGCTCTTCGAAAATGACTCCGAGATCTCCGACGAAAGCGATAGTGGTACCGTTTCGGTCTCCGAACAAGTATTGGAGGTCGAGGGAGACGGAGCGGGTAGTGGAGACAGACAGACTATATGGCATCAAATGAAGGAGATTGTGAAGTTCACGGGGCCAGCCACTGGTCTCTGGATTTGCGGGCCGTTGATGAGCCTGATTGACACCGCGGTCATCGGTCAGGGTAGCTCAATTGAGCTCGCTGCTTTGG GTCCGGCAACAGTTATGTGTGATAGTTTGAGTTATGTGTTCATGTTCCTTTCGATTGCTACTTCGAATATGGTTGCCACTTCCCTTGCCAAAAAG GACAAAAATGAAGTGCAGCATCACATATCTAACTTGCTGTTTGTTGGGTTAACTTGTGGCTGCTTAATGCTTTTGTTTACGAAGTTTTTTGGTTCGTGGGCACTAACAG CTTTTACTGGGCCAAAGAGTGCACACGTCATACCTGCAGCAAACACATATGTTCAG ATTCGAGGCTTAGCATGGCCTGCAGTTCTCATTGGATGGGTTACTCAGAGTGCAAG TCTTGGTATGAAAGATTCCTGGGGACCATTGAAGGCTTTGGCGGTTGCCAGTGCTGTAAATGCCGTTGGTGATATGGTCCTGTGCAGCTTCTTAGGCTATGGTATTGCTGGTGCAGCATGGGCAACAGCAGCCTCTCAG GTTATTGCAGGTTATATGATGATTGAATCTCTGAACAAGAAAGGATACGATGCATTTGCCATATCTGTTCCATCACTTGAAGAACTTCGGACAGTGTTTGGGCTTGCTGCTCCAGTTTTTGTGACAATGATATCAAAG GTTGCTTTCTTTTCCCTCATTACATATTTTGCTACATCTATGGGCACATACACAATGGCTGCTCACCAG GTCATGGTCCAAACATTCTTTATGTGTACAGTATGGGGTGAACCTCTATCTCAGACTGCACAGTCATTTATGCCTGAGTTAATATATGGAGTCCatagaaatttggaaaag GCCCAAATGCTACTAAAGTCCCTTGTCATCATTGGAGCAATACTTGGCTTGCTATTAGGGATTGTTTCAACATCTGTTCTTCTGTGGTTCCCTAAAATCTTTACACATGATCAGAGTGTCATACAGGAG ATGCACAAAGTTCTGATTCCATTCTTTCTTGCATTAGCTGTCACACCTCCAACTCTCAGCCTCGAGGGAACATTGCTG GCTGGACGGGATCTCAAATTCATTAGCTTATCGATGAGCGGATGCTTATGTGTGGGGGCACTACTACTGCTG CTTATAAGCAGTAGAGGATATGGTCTGTCTGGCTGTTGGTTCGGACTTGTAGGGTTTCAATGG gctcgatttttcctctctcttcagCGCCTTCTCTCTACAAACGGCGTACTTCACTCAGACGATTTAAGTCAGGTTAAATTGGAAAATCTGAGGGCAGCCTAG
- the LOC121257746 gene encoding protein DETOXIFICATION 46, chloroplastic-like isoform X2, protein MQSRILITRPPCTHLFQNHTHQRPLSLFPRFKISLFPSNLLITSAPKARRNCIKTACISPARELFENDSEISDESDSGTVSVSEQVLEVEGDGAGSGDRQTIWHQMKEIVKFTGPATGLWICGPLMSLIDTAVIGQGSSIELAALGPATVMCDSLSYVFMFLSIATSNMVATSLAKKDKNEVQHHISNLLFVGLTCGCLMLLFTKFFGSWALTAFTGPKSAHVIPAANTYVQIRGLAWPAVLIGWVTQSASLGMKDSWGPLKALAVASAVNAVGDMVLCSFLGYGIAGAAWATAASQVIAGYMMIESLNKKGYDAFAISVPSLEELRTVFGLAAPVFVTMISKVAFFSLITYFATSMGTYTMAAHQVMVQTFFMCTVWGEPLSQTAQSFMPELIYGVHRNLEKMHKVLIPFFLALAVTPPTLSLEGTLLAGRDLKFISLSMSGCLCVGALLLLLISSRGYGLSGCWFGLVGFQWARFFLSLQRLLSTNGVLHSDDLSQVKLENLRAA, encoded by the exons ATGCAATCCAGAATCCTAATAACTCGCCCTCCCTGCACCCATCTCTTCCAAAACCATACACACCAAagaccactctctctctttcctcgcTTTAAAATCTCCCTTTTTCCTTCAAATCTGTTGATCACGTCGGCGCCGAAAGCTCGTCGCAATTGTATAAAAACCGCTTGCATTAGCCCAGCTCGAGAGCTCTTCGAAAATGACTCCGAGATCTCCGACGAAAGCGATAGTGGTACCGTTTCGGTCTCCGAACAAGTATTGGAGGTCGAGGGAGACGGAGCGGGTAGTGGAGACAGACAGACTATATGGCATCAAATGAAGGAGATTGTGAAGTTCACGGGGCCAGCCACTGGTCTCTGGATTTGCGGGCCGTTGATGAGCCTGATTGACACCGCGGTCATCGGTCAGGGTAGCTCAATTGAGCTCGCTGCTTTGG GTCCGGCAACAGTTATGTGTGATAGTTTGAGTTATGTGTTCATGTTCCTTTCGATTGCTACTTCGAATATGGTTGCCACTTCCCTTGCCAAAAAG GACAAAAATGAAGTGCAGCATCACATATCTAACTTGCTGTTTGTTGGGTTAACTTGTGGCTGCTTAATGCTTTTGTTTACGAAGTTTTTTGGTTCGTGGGCACTAACAG CTTTTACTGGGCCAAAGAGTGCACACGTCATACCTGCAGCAAACACATATGTTCAG ATTCGAGGCTTAGCATGGCCTGCAGTTCTCATTGGATGGGTTACTCAGAGTGCAAG TCTTGGTATGAAAGATTCCTGGGGACCATTGAAGGCTTTGGCGGTTGCCAGTGCTGTAAATGCCGTTGGTGATATGGTCCTGTGCAGCTTCTTAGGCTATGGTATTGCTGGTGCAGCATGGGCAACAGCAGCCTCTCAG GTTATTGCAGGTTATATGATGATTGAATCTCTGAACAAGAAAGGATACGATGCATTTGCCATATCTGTTCCATCACTTGAAGAACTTCGGACAGTGTTTGGGCTTGCTGCTCCAGTTTTTGTGACAATGATATCAAAG GTTGCTTTCTTTTCCCTCATTACATATTTTGCTACATCTATGGGCACATACACAATGGCTGCTCACCAG GTCATGGTCCAAACATTCTTTATGTGTACAGTATGGGGTGAACCTCTATCTCAGACTGCACAGTCATTTATGCCTGAGTTAATATATGGAGTCCatagaaatttggaaaag ATGCACAAAGTTCTGATTCCATTCTTTCTTGCATTAGCTGTCACACCTCCAACTCTCAGCCTCGAGGGAACATTGCTG GCTGGACGGGATCTCAAATTCATTAGCTTATCGATGAGCGGATGCTTATGTGTGGGGGCACTACTACTGCTG CTTATAAGCAGTAGAGGATATGGTCTGTCTGGCTGTTGGTTCGGACTTGTAGGGTTTCAATGG gctcgatttttcctctctcttcagCGCCTTCTCTCTACAAACGGCGTACTTCACTCAGACGATTTAAGTCAGGTTAAATTGGAAAATCTGAGGGCAGCCTAG